A genomic segment from Bryobacteraceae bacterium encodes:
- a CDS encoding aldo/keto reductase, with the protein MTPCSRRRFLEAAAFAAAGTIVPSAAARGKATDWVTLGKSGVKVTRLAFGTGSFSGRVQRELGQDEFTRLVRYAYDRGIRFFETAESYGEMHKMLGIALKGIPRDTYRLMSKVTTREGVNPQEKIDELRKLAQTDYFDVMLLHYQHVADWPTKTVRWQDGVLEAKHRQALIGHGASVHGLPALRQFPGNKWLEVAMIRVNHNGTKMDAEEYNTRGLGNVPEVVKHVKQVRKEGMGVISMKLVGEGAFTNREDRRKAMRYAFRKAGVDSVTVGYKNTAEIDEAIENLNLALA; encoded by the coding sequence ATGACACCCTGTTCCCGCCGCAGATTCCTGGAAGCCGCAGCATTTGCCGCTGCCGGCACGATAGTACCCTCCGCCGCCGCGCGGGGAAAGGCGACCGACTGGGTGACGCTTGGCAAGTCCGGCGTGAAGGTGACGCGCCTCGCGTTCGGCACGGGGAGCTTTAGCGGGCGCGTGCAGCGCGAACTGGGCCAGGATGAATTCACCCGGCTGGTTCGCTATGCGTACGACCGCGGCATCCGGTTCTTCGAAACTGCCGAGAGCTACGGTGAGATGCACAAGATGCTCGGCATCGCGCTGAAAGGCATCCCACGCGACACGTACCGGTTGATGTCGAAGGTGACGACTCGCGAGGGAGTGAATCCGCAGGAAAAGATCGACGAGCTGCGGAAGCTCGCGCAAACCGATTATTTCGATGTGATGCTACTGCATTACCAGCATGTGGCGGACTGGCCCACCAAGACGGTCCGGTGGCAGGACGGGGTTCTGGAGGCGAAGCACAGGCAGGCGCTGATCGGGCACGGTGCGTCCGTCCACGGCCTGCCGGCGCTGCGGCAGTTCCCGGGGAACAAGTGGCTGGAAGTGGCGATGATCCGGGTGAATCACAACGGGACGAAGATGGACGCCGAGGAGTACAACACGCGGGGATTGGGGAACGTGCCGGAGGTGGTGAAGCACGTCAAACAGGTGCGCAAGGAAGGCATGGGCGTGATCAGCATGAAGCTGGTGGGCGAGGGGGCGTTCACGAACCGGGAGGACCGGCGGAAGGCGATGCGGTACGCGTTCCGGAAGGCGGGGGTGGACAGCGTGACGGTGGGGTATAAGAATACGGCGGAGATCGACGAGGCGATTGAGAATTTGAATCTCGCGCTGGCGTAG
- a CDS encoding ABC transporter permease codes for MALIHRLRNVFRNDALTREIEEEIAFHIAERVDSLVEAGVPRQRARREALRAFGSLANQKERTRDMNVTAWLDSAWADLRQAGRQMRRAPGFTAVAILSLALGAGANSAIFQLVDGIRLQSLPVRDPARLAFVDSQGDFYSRGTYNARNRAFTYALYEQIQARQRAFESIMAMGNTRFNLSLAGEARYADGLYLSANFAEVLGVAPFIGSGFAADGDRIGCKTPGVLLDYAFWQREYGGAANVTSREIRLDSRAFPILGVMPRAFYGLEPGRRFDVAAPLCISAILSEDGNGRMASPTWWWLGLVGRLAPGWTPQRAAAHFGEMSPGLFAETVPPEYRPDSAQRYRKNRLTVVSGEGGLPSIRKSYESPLWMLLALTALVLLIACANLANLLLARASVRAREFAVRTAIGASRLRLARQLITESLALATAGSVAGAAIGHVLSRSLVSFLDDGDSRLALPPGLNWHVFAFTAGTAVIACVLFGLAPAIQAARRPPAGAMLGGRGTAAAGDRNRLRRGLVASQIALCLVLLVGALLFTRSLGRLLSTGTGIKTEGVLVASLFVSAPKLDAPQRQAAFERVQQRVRALPGVTGVAGTLFTPFSQSGWNDHVQPERGKTAEPVLSFFNAVTPGYFATMGTRLVAGREFTEADMAGVQRIAIVNREFSKKLFGGGNPVGRSFRVEGPAGRPPTIYEVAGMVENTKYNNLREDFKAIAFLPVTQLDDFPDRLDFLVRSNLPLSGTINGIRAVLEGEGALQAEFQILDIQVARSVLRERLMANLSGAFGILAALLATLGLYGVMSYTVARRRNEIGVRMALGARRGDISRLVLGESARLVMGGIAIGLAGAVALSRYVKSILYQLEPDDPVTLALAVGLLAVTAAVAAWFPARRAARVDPAVVLRDD; via the coding sequence ATGGCGCTGATCCACCGCCTCCGCAACGTCTTCCGGAACGACGCGCTGACGCGGGAGATCGAGGAGGAGATCGCGTTCCACATCGCCGAACGTGTGGACTCGCTGGTGGAAGCGGGCGTCCCGCGGCAACGGGCTCGCAGGGAGGCTCTTCGCGCATTCGGCAGTCTCGCCAATCAGAAGGAGCGAACCCGAGATATGAACGTTACCGCCTGGCTCGATTCCGCATGGGCAGATCTGCGACAGGCCGGGCGCCAGATGCGCCGCGCGCCGGGGTTCACGGCCGTCGCGATCCTCTCGCTGGCATTGGGAGCCGGCGCGAATTCGGCGATTTTCCAACTCGTCGACGGCATCCGGCTGCAGTCGCTTCCGGTGCGCGACCCGGCGCGGTTAGCCTTCGTCGACTCTCAGGGGGATTTCTACAGCCGGGGCACATACAACGCGCGAAACCGAGCCTTCACTTACGCCCTTTACGAGCAAATTCAGGCACGGCAACGCGCCTTCGAATCGATCATGGCGATGGGCAATACGCGCTTCAACCTGAGCCTCGCCGGTGAGGCGCGGTATGCGGATGGCTTGTACCTTTCCGCGAACTTCGCAGAGGTTCTGGGCGTTGCGCCGTTCATAGGCAGTGGTTTCGCCGCGGATGGAGATCGCATCGGCTGCAAGACGCCAGGTGTCCTGCTGGACTACGCGTTCTGGCAGCGGGAGTACGGTGGGGCGGCCAACGTGACGAGCCGCGAGATCCGCCTTGACAGCCGTGCCTTTCCGATTCTTGGGGTAATGCCGCGTGCATTCTATGGCCTGGAGCCAGGCAGGCGCTTCGATGTGGCCGCCCCTCTGTGTATCTCGGCGATCCTCTCAGAAGACGGCAACGGGCGGATGGCTTCGCCGACGTGGTGGTGGCTGGGCCTCGTGGGCCGGCTTGCGCCCGGCTGGACTCCGCAACGGGCAGCAGCCCACTTCGGCGAGATGTCCCCGGGGCTCTTCGCCGAGACCGTTCCGCCCGAGTATCGCCCCGACTCGGCGCAGAGGTACCGAAAGAACCGGCTTACGGTGGTTTCCGGGGAAGGCGGCTTGCCTTCGATCCGCAAATCCTACGAGAGCCCATTGTGGATGTTGCTCGCCCTCACGGCGCTTGTGCTGCTCATCGCATGCGCGAACCTCGCCAATCTACTTCTGGCGCGAGCGAGTGTCCGCGCGCGCGAGTTCGCGGTGCGCACGGCGATCGGTGCGTCGCGACTCCGGCTGGCGAGGCAGTTGATCACCGAGAGCTTGGCTCTGGCGACGGCCGGATCGGTTGCGGGCGCCGCGATCGGCCATGTGCTTAGCCGTTCGCTGGTGTCGTTCCTGGACGACGGCGACAGCCGTCTGGCGCTCCCGCCCGGGTTGAATTGGCACGTGTTCGCGTTTACGGCTGGCACCGCGGTGATCGCCTGCGTGCTCTTCGGACTTGCGCCGGCGATTCAGGCCGCCAGGCGGCCGCCGGCCGGGGCGATGCTCGGCGGACGTGGGACGGCGGCGGCCGGGGACCGGAACCGTCTTCGGAGAGGATTGGTTGCCTCGCAGATCGCACTGTGCCTGGTGCTCCTGGTGGGGGCGCTGTTGTTCACGCGCAGCCTCGGCAGGCTTCTATCCACCGGCACTGGGATCAAGACGGAGGGAGTGCTGGTTGCCAGCCTCTTCGTGTCCGCACCGAAGCTGGACGCGCCGCAACGTCAGGCGGCATTCGAACGTGTCCAACAGCGCGTCCGCGCCCTGCCAGGGGTCACGGGAGTGGCCGGAACGTTGTTCACGCCCTTCAGCCAGAGCGGTTGGAACGACCATGTGCAGCCGGAGCGCGGCAAAACGGCGGAGCCGGTGTTGTCGTTCTTCAATGCCGTAACTCCGGGTTACTTTGCGACGATGGGCACGCGGCTCGTCGCCGGCCGCGAGTTCACGGAAGCCGATATGGCTGGGGTGCAGCGAATCGCGATCGTCAACCGGGAGTTCAGCAAGAAGCTTTTCGGCGGAGGCAATCCGGTTGGCCGGAGCTTCCGCGTGGAGGGGCCCGCCGGAAGGCCGCCGACCATCTACGAGGTCGCGGGCATGGTGGAGAACACCAAGTACAACAACTTACGGGAGGATTTCAAAGCCATCGCGTTCCTTCCGGTGACGCAACTCGACGACTTCCCGGACCGGCTGGATTTCCTTGTCCGATCCAACCTGCCATTGAGCGGGACCATCAACGGGATCCGTGCCGTGCTCGAGGGAGAGGGGGCGCTGCAGGCGGAGTTCCAGATCCTCGACATCCAGGTGGCTCGCTCCGTTTTGCGAGAGAGGCTGATGGCGAACCTCTCCGGCGCGTTCGGCATCCTGGCGGCGCTGCTGGCGACACTTGGTTTGTACGGAGTGATGTCGTACACGGTCGCGCGGCGGCGGAACGAGATTGGCGTCCGGATGGCCCTTGGCGCACGCCGGGGCGACATTTCGCGGTTGGTGCTCGGCGAGTCCGCGCGGCTGGTGATGGGCGGCATCGCGATCGGGTTGGCGGGTGCGGTGGCGCTGTCGCGATACGTGAAGTCGATCCTGTACCAACTCGAGCCCGACGATCCGGTGACGCTGGCGTTGGCGGTGGGACTGCTCGCCGTGACCGCGGCCGTTGCCGCGTGGTTTCCGGCACGGAGAGCGGCGCGAGTGGACCCGGCTGTGGTGCTTCGGGACGACTGA
- a CDS encoding PadR family transcriptional regulator, giving the protein MGKSKNDILQGTLTLLVLRTLEARGKLHGYALCSHIQNVSEDLLRVEEGSLYPALHRMEQAGWLAATWDVTEKGRRAKFYTLTIAGHQQLEAEKESWQRLTRGVARVLRTA; this is encoded by the coding sequence ATGGGAAAATCGAAGAACGACATCCTCCAGGGGACGCTTACCCTGCTGGTGCTAAGGACGCTGGAAGCGCGCGGCAAGTTGCACGGCTACGCGCTCTGCTCCCATATTCAGAATGTATCCGAGGATTTGCTTCGTGTGGAAGAGGGCTCCCTCTACCCTGCCCTGCACCGGATGGAGCAAGCGGGGTGGCTGGCGGCGACATGGGATGTGACGGAAAAAGGCCGCCGGGCGAAATTCTACACACTAACCATCGCCGGCCACCAGCAGTTGGAGGCGGAGAAAGAGAGCTGGCAGCGCCTGACGCGGGGCGTGGCGCGGGTGTTGAGGACGGCGTGA
- a CDS encoding POTRA domain-containing protein — translation MRFFAFCLIASCAGAAMAQPKQAAFPIHSVKVTGSKLYQEEALVRASGLAPGGAYTEAQLDKVLEGSQKRLLESGAAANVSYRYGPSGRGGYDVTFEVVDYEQRIPYRFEALDIDDAKARSYLKEKEPLYGDLIPASEAIAERLRRHVAEFAKKDVKVRMEPDRDGNLNAVFIPAAGLPSVAEVSFAGNKAVPTTLLQNTIHGVAVGAIWREDRFRELLQTSIVPLYLNRGRVRVKFPKVEGTPLSGTDVLGVAVKVTVEEGPSYNVGAVTVSGTPDNDGLTHESGLKSGNVANYEEIREGQKRLHAALRRLGFMKADSKFVPSINDKTQEVDVHYRVSMGLRYTFVKMDTRGLDLHGEHEVRRLWSMKEGEPFNADYPDYFLARLREDGIFDNLRNTKAVIEPDEAAQTVHVTLVFNEPEKRPVLR, via the coding sequence ATGCGGTTTTTCGCATTCTGTCTGATTGCGTCCTGCGCCGGCGCCGCCATGGCGCAACCCAAGCAGGCCGCCTTTCCCATCCATTCTGTGAAAGTCACCGGCAGCAAGCTCTACCAGGAAGAGGCGCTCGTGCGGGCCTCCGGCCTCGCCCCGGGCGGCGCCTACACCGAGGCGCAACTGGACAAGGTGCTTGAGGGCAGCCAGAAACGCCTGCTGGAAAGCGGCGCGGCGGCCAATGTCAGCTATCGGTACGGGCCTTCCGGCAGGGGTGGCTACGATGTCACCTTCGAGGTGGTCGACTATGAGCAGCGAATCCCGTACCGTTTCGAAGCGCTCGATATCGACGATGCGAAGGCGCGCTCCTACCTCAAAGAGAAGGAGCCCTTGTATGGCGATCTGATCCCCGCCTCCGAAGCCATCGCCGAGCGTCTCCGCCGCCATGTTGCCGAGTTCGCGAAGAAGGACGTGAAAGTCCGCATGGAGCCCGATCGCGATGGCAACCTCAACGCGGTGTTCATCCCGGCGGCCGGCCTGCCTTCGGTGGCCGAAGTGTCGTTCGCGGGTAACAAAGCCGTTCCCACCACGCTGCTGCAGAACACCATCCACGGCGTGGCCGTCGGCGCCATCTGGCGCGAAGACCGGTTCCGCGAACTCCTCCAGACCTCCATCGTCCCGCTCTACCTGAACCGTGGGCGTGTTCGCGTGAAATTCCCGAAGGTGGAAGGCACGCCGCTCTCTGGCACGGATGTGCTCGGCGTCGCCGTCAAGGTGACTGTCGAGGAAGGGCCCAGTTACAACGTCGGCGCCGTCACCGTATCGGGAACGCCGGATAACGACGGCCTCACGCATGAATCCGGCCTGAAGTCCGGAAACGTGGCCAACTATGAGGAGATCCGCGAAGGTCAGAAGCGGCTCCACGCTGCCCTGCGCCGGCTCGGATTCATGAAGGCGGATTCGAAGTTCGTTCCCTCCATCAACGACAAGACGCAGGAAGTGGACGTCCACTATCGCGTGTCCATGGGGCTGCGCTATACCTTCGTGAAAATGGACACTCGCGGCCTCGATCTTCATGGAGAACATGAGGTGCGGCGCCTCTGGTCGATGAAGGAAGGAGAGCCGTTTAACGCCGACTACCCGGACTACTTCCTGGCCCGCCTCCGCGAGGACGGGATCTTCGACAATCTCCGCAACACCAAGGCTGTCATCGAGCCCGACGAAGCGGCCCAGACCGTCCATGTGACGCTGGTCTTCAACGAGCCCGAGAAACGTCCCGTCCTGCGTTGA
- a CDS encoding segregation/condensation protein A, with product MPAPPINVHLEVYEGPLDLLLDLIRKQQINIYDIPIAKITAQYLQYMQKAAELSIELSAEFVYMAATLIQIKSKMLLPKDPELEKIAPEEDPRKELVDRLLEHERFKNAAEMLHQKRLIEEAIWSNPQMAHFADSGDEPGELSVSLFDLVQTLQKILERAKARPVYGLAKEDVTVPDMIRYLSSVLKDEIGGKEAISATKLFERQRSRRAMICLFLAILEMVRMQAVELVQQEAFSDIGIQRHRNFEEVFANDQALAAIQEEYS from the coding sequence GTGCCGGCGCCGCCCATCAATGTCCATCTCGAGGTTTACGAGGGACCGCTCGATCTCCTCCTGGACCTCATCCGCAAGCAGCAGATCAACATCTACGACATCCCGATCGCCAAGATCACGGCTCAGTACCTCCAGTACATGCAAAAAGCGGCGGAACTGAGCATCGAACTCAGCGCCGAGTTCGTGTACATGGCCGCGACTCTGATCCAGATCAAGTCGAAGATGCTCCTCCCGAAGGATCCGGAACTCGAGAAGATCGCGCCGGAAGAAGATCCGCGAAAAGAACTCGTGGATCGCCTCCTCGAGCACGAGCGGTTCAAGAACGCCGCCGAAATGCTCCACCAGAAGCGGCTGATCGAGGAAGCCATCTGGTCCAATCCGCAAATGGCTCACTTCGCCGACTCCGGCGACGAGCCCGGCGAACTCTCGGTCTCTCTGTTCGACTTGGTTCAGACGCTCCAGAAAATCCTCGAACGGGCAAAGGCGCGTCCGGTCTATGGGCTTGCCAAAGAAGATGTTACGGTTCCGGACATGATCAGGTACTTGAGTAGCGTACTCAAGGATGAGATCGGAGGCAAGGAAGCCATATCGGCGACGAAATTGTTTGAGCGGCAGAGAAGCCGCCGGGCGATGATCTGTCTCTTTCTCGCTATCCTGGAGATGGTGCGGATGCAGGCTGTCGAACTGGTGCAGCAGGAAGCCTTCTCCGACATCGGGATTCAGCGCCACAGGAATTTCGAAGAGGTCTTTGCCAACGATCAGGCGCTGGCCGCAATTCAAGAGGAATACAGCTAA
- the scpB gene encoding SMC-Scp complex subunit ScpB, translated as MTPPEQETAAAAEETALEMAPDELGVETQTPAEDTEAIRLRALVEAVVYVLEEPMPAAQIAQALNRPKEQIQAALDWLVAQTAETARGVAIREVAGGYKMSTKAEFHDEIRGFVKKLKPPLKLSLAALETLAVIAYKQPITAPEIQEIRGVQGTGVLKTLLERKLITAAGRKQVVGRPVLYKTTKDFLVQFGLKDLAELPTLKEFEEWSRLALGDSGDETVEETPVADPPASEEEPAAAEASSEAPGPEADAEPPAAESATEEAESAPAEAASAPASDDAPPAEDAAAAEDASAGAEVPGAEAVTVAGATEASGTGAESEPEEAPEEEPAARAANA; from the coding sequence ATGACCCCGCCGGAACAGGAAACTGCCGCGGCGGCGGAGGAAACCGCATTGGAGATGGCGCCGGACGAACTGGGCGTGGAGACCCAGACGCCGGCCGAAGACACCGAAGCGATCCGGCTTCGTGCGCTGGTGGAGGCGGTGGTCTACGTGCTTGAGGAGCCAATGCCGGCGGCGCAGATCGCTCAGGCCCTCAATCGGCCCAAGGAGCAGATCCAGGCCGCGCTCGACTGGCTGGTTGCCCAGACGGCGGAAACCGCTCGCGGCGTCGCCATCCGGGAAGTCGCCGGCGGCTACAAGATGAGCACCAAGGCGGAGTTCCACGACGAGATCCGCGGTTTCGTCAAGAAGCTCAAGCCGCCCTTGAAGCTATCGCTCGCGGCGCTCGAAACCCTGGCCGTCATCGCGTACAAGCAGCCCATCACCGCGCCCGAAATTCAGGAAATTCGCGGCGTGCAGGGCACGGGCGTGCTCAAGACCCTGCTCGAACGCAAACTGATCACTGCGGCTGGCCGCAAACAGGTGGTCGGGCGCCCGGTCCTCTACAAGACGACGAAAGACTTCCTCGTCCAGTTCGGGTTGAAGGATCTCGCCGAGCTCCCCACCTTGAAGGAGTTCGAAGAGTGGAGCCGCCTCGCTCTGGGCGATAGCGGGGACGAAACGGTGGAGGAAACTCCGGTGGCCGACCCGCCCGCCTCCGAAGAAGAGCCTGCCGCCGCTGAAGCCTCGAGCGAGGCCCCTGGCCCCGAGGCGGACGCCGAGCCCCCGGCCGCGGAAAGCGCAACCGAAGAAGCGGAGAGCGCTCCCGCCGAGGCCGCATCAGCCCCCGCCAGCGACGACGCACCTCCAGCCGAAGACGCGGCTGCCGCTGAAGATGCGTCCGCCGGCGCCGAGGTGCCGGGCGCCGAAGCGGTAACTGTCGCCGGCGCCACCGAGGCCAGTGGGACCGGCGCCGAGTCCGAGCCCGAAGAAGCGCCGGAGGAAGAGCCCGCCGCGCGCGCAGCGAATGCCTGA
- a CDS encoding pseudouridine synthase, whose protein sequence is MPEERLQKILAHLGVASRRKAEELIVQGKVQVNGKTIVELGSKADPERDEIRVIGKHIRPPRQKFYVLLHKPKGCVTTTSDPERRETVMDLVREIKERIYPVGRLDYNSEGALLLTNDGDFANAILSAKSKIKKIYEVKVNGYLTPEQEDHFRAGIPLHGRRTRPCGLRLSRRAENPWYEVTLEEGRTHQIRDMFAHFGRLVEKLRRTQIGFLKLGTLPPAEWRLLTADELRQFQKVLGIKLDLKLELK, encoded by the coding sequence ATGCCTGAAGAACGGCTCCAGAAAATCCTGGCCCACCTCGGCGTCGCCAGTCGGCGCAAGGCCGAGGAATTGATCGTGCAGGGCAAGGTGCAGGTCAACGGCAAGACCATCGTCGAACTGGGCTCGAAAGCCGATCCCGAGCGCGACGAAATCCGCGTCATCGGAAAGCACATCCGCCCGCCGCGCCAGAAGTTCTACGTGCTCCTGCACAAGCCCAAAGGCTGCGTCACCACCACATCGGACCCCGAGCGCCGCGAAACCGTCATGGACCTCGTGCGCGAGATCAAGGAGCGCATCTACCCCGTCGGCCGGCTCGACTACAACAGCGAAGGCGCGCTCCTGCTCACCAACGACGGCGATTTCGCCAACGCCATCCTGTCCGCGAAAAGCAAGATCAAGAAGATCTACGAAGTGAAGGTGAACGGCTACCTGACGCCCGAACAGGAGGATCACTTCCGCGCCGGCATCCCGCTTCACGGCCGCCGCACCCGCCCCTGTGGACTGCGTCTTTCGCGCCGCGCCGAGAACCCCTGGTACGAAGTGACGCTCGAGGAAGGCCGCACCCACCAGATCCGTGACATGTTCGCCCACTTCGGCCGCCTCGTCGAAAAGCTTCGCCGCACCCAGATCGGGTTCCTCAAGCTCGGCACGCTCCCCCCTGCCGAATGGCGTCTGCTCACGGCCGACGAGCTCCGCCAGTTTCAGAAGGTCCTGGGTATCAAACTGGATCTCAAACTGGAACTCAAGTGA
- a CDS encoding CoA-binding protein, whose translation MNEIEPLLRGSKTIAVVGLSSSPFRPSFGVSRYMQSQGYRIIPVNPNETVVLDETCYPDLDSVPQSVDIVNIFRRPDQVIPVVEAAIRIGAKAVWMQEGVVNEEAAELARQAGLVVVMDRCILKDHRRLKP comes from the coding sequence GTGAACGAGATCGAACCGCTCCTGCGCGGATCGAAAACCATCGCCGTGGTCGGCCTGTCCAGCAGCCCGTTCCGTCCCAGCTTCGGCGTCAGCCGCTACATGCAGTCGCAGGGCTACCGTATTATTCCGGTGAATCCCAACGAAACCGTGGTGCTCGACGAGACGTGTTACCCGGACCTCGACAGCGTGCCCCAGTCCGTGGACATCGTCAATATCTTCCGCCGCCCCGATCAGGTAATCCCCGTCGTCGAGGCTGCTATCCGCATCGGCGCCAAGGCCGTGTGGATGCAGGAAGGCGTCGTGAACGAGGAGGCGGCGGAGTTGGCGCGGCAGGCCGGCCTCGTGGTCGTGATGGATCGCTGCATTCTGAAGGACCACCGCCGACTGAAGCCCTGA
- a CDS encoding amidohydrolase family protein has protein sequence MNLASCSGIDPTTGQSIEATFNEVIASVEPLLPPAKATNYISPGWIDIQVNGFGGVDYCAPGATVEDIARSIRVQFATGVTRLLPTVITGSRDTMSGAIANLAKAKEELPLEGRAIAGLHIEGPHISAEDGPRGAHPVGCVRAPDTDELDRWIDISGGLIKMVTVSPEWPEITGYIEHAVRNQVVIAIGHTKATAEQIDDAVRAGATTSTHLGNGAHTVLRRHPNYIWDQLADDRLAASFIVDGIHLPQAFLKPAIRAKGVERSILVTDAVMPAGCDPGRYRLGEVDVELHPDDSVTLVGQTRLAGSSLKMHKGVGNLTRLAGLQLFEAIAMAARNPARVCRIPGRQRGIQPGDRADFVLFQFDAAAGEVSVESVYLDGERVYNLS, from the coding sequence ATGAATCTTGCGTCCTGTTCCGGAATTGATCCGACCACCGGCCAGTCGATCGAAGCGACGTTCAACGAAGTGATCGCCTCGGTGGAGCCGCTGCTGCCTCCGGCCAAGGCGACGAATTACATTTCGCCGGGTTGGATCGACATCCAGGTGAACGGGTTCGGCGGCGTGGATTACTGCGCGCCCGGGGCGACGGTGGAGGATATCGCGCGATCGATCCGCGTGCAGTTCGCCACCGGCGTGACGCGGTTGCTGCCGACGGTGATCACGGGATCGCGCGACACAATGTCGGGCGCGATTGCGAATCTGGCCAAGGCAAAGGAGGAGTTGCCGCTCGAGGGCCGGGCGATTGCCGGGCTGCACATCGAGGGTCCGCATATTTCGGCCGAGGACGGTCCCCGTGGGGCACATCCGGTGGGTTGCGTGCGCGCGCCGGACACGGATGAGCTGGACCGTTGGATCGACATTTCAGGCGGGCTGATCAAGATGGTGACGGTGTCGCCGGAATGGCCGGAAATCACCGGCTACATCGAGCATGCGGTGCGCAACCAGGTGGTGATTGCGATCGGACATACCAAGGCCACCGCAGAACAGATCGACGACGCGGTGCGGGCGGGCGCGACGACGTCGACGCATCTCGGGAACGGGGCGCATACGGTGCTGCGCCGGCATCCGAACTACATCTGGGATCAACTGGCCGACGACCGGCTGGCGGCGAGCTTCATCGTGGACGGGATCCACCTGCCGCAGGCGTTCCTGAAGCCGGCGATTCGCGCGAAGGGCGTGGAGCGATCGATCCTGGTGACGGACGCGGTAATGCCGGCAGGGTGCGACCCGGGACGCTACCGGCTGGGCGAGGTGGACGTTGAGCTGCATCCGGACGACAGCGTGACGCTGGTGGGACAGACGCGGCTGGCGGGTTCGTCGCTGAAGATGCACAAGGGCGTGGGGAACCTGACGCGGCTCGCCGGGTTGCAATTGTTCGAGGCGATTGCGATGGCGGCTCGGAATCCGGCCCGGGTGTGCCGCATACCGGGGCGGCAGCGCGGGATCCAGCCGGGGGATCGGGCGGATTTTGTTCTGTTTCAGTTCGACGCGGCGGCGGGGGAGGTGAGCGTGGAGTCGGTGTATCTGGACGGGGAGCGGGTTTACAACTTGTCGTAG
- a CDS encoding branched-chain amino acid transaminase, protein MTPTERIWHNGKFIPWNEAKIHVLSHVVSYGSSVFEGIRCYETASGPAIFRLREHVRRLIDSARIYRIDGLGFSLDQLSQAMVDLVALNKLKSCYIRPIVLRGYGDIGVLPRNNPIEVYVACWEWGKYLGPEALAQGVDVCISSWNRNAPNTMPTLSKAGGNYLSSQLIRMEADANGYAEGIALDTSGFISEGSGENIFVIRDGTIYTPPLSASVLAGITRDSVLTLARDRKIPVVETNILREMLYIADEIFFTGTAAEVTPVRSVDRMQIGAGRRGPVTQQLQEDFFAIVEGRAEDRYAWLTPVPQTVSA, encoded by the coding sequence ATGACGCCAACAGAGCGCATCTGGCACAATGGAAAGTTTATCCCGTGGAACGAGGCGAAGATCCACGTACTTTCCCACGTGGTCTCCTACGGGAGCTCGGTTTTCGAGGGAATCCGTTGTTACGAGACGGCTTCCGGACCGGCTATCTTCCGGCTTCGGGAACACGTACGGCGGCTGATAGACTCCGCCCGTATCTATCGGATTGACGGCCTCGGCTTTTCGCTCGACCAGTTGTCGCAGGCGATGGTCGATCTGGTGGCGCTCAACAAGCTCAAGTCCTGCTACATCCGCCCGATCGTGCTGCGCGGCTACGGCGATATCGGCGTGCTGCCGCGGAACAACCCGATCGAGGTGTACGTGGCGTGCTGGGAGTGGGGCAAGTATCTGGGTCCGGAAGCGCTGGCGCAAGGTGTGGACGTTTGCATTTCGAGCTGGAACCGGAACGCGCCGAACACGATGCCGACGCTATCGAAGGCCGGCGGGAATTACCTGAGTTCGCAATTGATCCGGATGGAGGCCGACGCGAACGGCTACGCGGAAGGGATCGCGCTGGATACGTCGGGCTTCATCAGCGAGGGCTCCGGCGAAAACATCTTTGTGATTCGCGACGGAACGATCTACACGCCGCCGCTTTCGGCGTCGGTGCTGGCGGGCATCACGCGCGACTCGGTGCTGACGCTGGCGCGGGACCGGAAGATCCCGGTGGTGGAGACGAACATTCTCCGCGAGATGCTATACATCGCCGATGAGATCTTCTTTACGGGCACGGCCGCCGAAGTGACGCCGGTGCGATCGGTGGATCGGATGCAGATCGGCGCGGGCCGGCGGGGTCCGGTGACGCAGCAATTGCAGGAAGACTTCTTCGCGATCGTGGAAGGCAGGGCGGAAGATCGCTATGCCTGGCTGACGCCCGTGCCGCAGACGGTAAGCGCCTGA